Proteins found in one Eretmochelys imbricata isolate rEreImb1 chromosome 9, rEreImb1.hap1, whole genome shotgun sequence genomic segment:
- the LOC144270330 gene encoding heat shock protein beta-7-like: protein MASVSSSSTYRSERISTYSQNAPPAEPCFEPRGRFGEEGDRSSLRHGPFAARARDSYGYTGSPGSVRPCSLGSNVRAGGDTYQVTADVSQFEPQDVVVTTYNYHIIIQAEKVAEDGTVSNTFTHRCQLPEDMDPLSVSCALTDAGLLVIKAKRGVAAKAGETPLPLYRTEVQL, encoded by the exons ATGGCGTCCGTCAGCTCGTCCTCCACCTATCGCTCGGAGCGGATCAGCACCTACAGCCAGAACGCGCCCCCCGCCGAGCCCTGCTTCGAGCCCCGTGGGcgctttggggaggagggggacaggagCTCCCTGCGCCACGGCCCCTTCGCCGCGCGGGCCCGGGACTCTTATGGATACACAG GGTCTCCGGGCTCCGTGCgcccctgcagcctgggcagcaACGTGCGAGCCGGGGGCGACACGTACCAGGTGACGGCCGACGTGAGCCAGTTCGAGCCGCAGGACGTGGTGGTGACCACGTACAACTACCACATCATCATCCAGGCCGAGAAG GTGGCAGAGGACGGCACCGTCTCCAACACGTTCACCCACAGGTGCCAGCTCCCCGAGGACATGGACCCCCTGTCTGTCAGCTGTGCCCTCACCGACGCGGGCCTGCTGGTCATCAAGGCCAAGCGCGGCGTGGCTGCCAAGGCGGGCGAGACGCCCCTGCCGCTGTACCGCACCGAGGTCCAGCTGTGA